A portion of the Juglans microcarpa x Juglans regia isolate MS1-56 chromosome 1D, Jm3101_v1.0, whole genome shotgun sequence genome contains these proteins:
- the LOC121246839 gene encoding LOW QUALITY PROTEIN: guanylate kinase 2, chloroplastic/mitochondrial (The sequence of the model RefSeq protein was modified relative to this genomic sequence to represent the inferred CDS: inserted 1 base in 1 codon), whose product MSRPPSVPIPSLDKADRSEVIRAFEATLGSSFSSEPIAPXPRPLIVVISGPSGVGKDAVISRLREVRNNLHFVVTATSRAKRPGEVHGKDYYFVSKDEFLTMVERNELLEHALVYGDYKGIPKQQVREYMARGYDIVLRVDIQGAQTLRRILRDSAVFVFLVAESEAKMVERLVERRTESKEELLVRIATAREEVRHMWNFDYVVVNADGELERAVRLVEAIIDSEKAKVRQRSAVI is encoded by the exons atGTCGCGGCCACCCTCCGTCCCCATCCCTTCCCTCGACAAAGCCGACCGCTCCGAAGTCATCCGCGCCTTCGAGGCCACCTTGGGTTCCTCCTTCAGCTCCGAGCCCATTGCCC ACCCCCGCCCCTTAATCGTCGTTATTAGCGGGCCCAGTGGGGTCGGCAAGGACGCCGTCATCAGTCGGCTCAGAGAGGTCCGCAATAACCTCCACTTCGTAGTCACCGCCACGAGCCGCGCCAAACGTCCCGGCGAGGTGCACGGGAAAGACTATTACTTCGTGTCCAAGGATGAGTTTTTGACAATGGTTGAGAGGAACGAGTTGTTAGAGCACGCGCTTGTCTATGGAGACTACAAGGGGATTCCAAAGCAGCAGGTCCGGGAGTACATGGCGAGAGGGTACGACATCGTTTTGAGGGTGGATATTCAGGGCGCCCAGACGCTGAGGAGGATTCTGAGGGACTCCGCGGTTTTCGTGTTCCTGGTGGCGGAGAGCGAGGCAAAGATGGTGGAGAGGCTGGTGGAGAGGAGGACGGAGAGCAAGGAAGAGCTGCTAGTGAGGATCGCGACAGCGAGGGAGGAGGTGAGGCACATGTGGAATTTCGATTACGTGGTGGTGAATGCCGACGGGGAGCTGGAGAGAGCGGTGAGGTTGGTGGAAGCTATAATTGACTCCGAGAAGGCCAAGGTGCGGCAGCGAAGCGCAGTAATATAG